One Denticeps clupeoides chromosome 3, fDenClu1.1, whole genome shotgun sequence DNA window includes the following coding sequences:
- the LOC114785175 gene encoding myeloid-associated differentiation marker homolog, whose protein sequence is MPVILGEISTLTNPLSGVRIWALVSGCITFSLVASMDIPPETRHLTLYRTFCMFVWCFFFTLTFLILAITYIQFHSLLPLSWKNLTVTVAALASLMCLAATLAFPWMVTSSAAQRAAEPRKVAASASSSLTSLAYATETYLIRFQSQEQRGYMASLPGLLKVVQVFGGCVLLLLVVDQSEEGNAAWKLCVTGSAYALCLLVSLGTVVVMLGECAGRCLVPFDRLLAAFGVLGVLLYMMAAVVCSTKVLQLQDPGTTAARVAVICEMVLSCITLLAYTIDLAFSVKLLCDRN, encoded by the coding sequence ATGCCAGTGATTTTAGGGGAGATTAGCACCCTCACCAACCCACTTTCTGGGGTTCGTATCTGGGCCCTGGTGTCGGGTTGCATCACCTTCAGTCTGGTGGCTTCTATGGATATACCCCCAGAAACGCGCCACCTCACCCTCTACCGCACCTTCTGCATGTTTGTCTGGTGCTTCTTCTTCACGCTGACCTTTCTGATCCTCGCCATCACCTACATCCAGTTCCACAGCCTGCTCCCGCTCTCCTGGAAGAACCTGACTGTGACGGTGGCCGCCCTCGCCTCGCTCATGTGCCTGGCTGCCACGCTGGCCTTCCCCTGGATGGTGACgagcagcgcagcgcagcgggCCGCGGAGCCCCGCAAGGTGGCCGCGTCCGCGAGCTCCAGCCTCACCTCCCTGGCCTACGCCACTGAGACCTACCTGATCCGGTTCCAGAGCCAAGAGCAGCGGGGGTACATGGCCAGCCTCCCGGGCCTGCTGAAGGTGGTCCAGGTCTTCGGCGGCTGCGTGCTGCTGCTCCTGGTTGTGGACCAGAGTGAGGAGGGCAACGCGGCGTGGAAGCTGTGCGTGACCGGGTCGGCTTACGCCCTCTGCCTGCTGGTGTCTCTGGGGACGGTGGTGGTGATGCTGGGGGAGTGCGCCGGGCGGTGCCTGGTGCCGTTCGACCGGCTGCTGGCGGCCTTCGGCGTGCTGGGGGTCCTGCTCTACATGATGGCGGCTGTGGTCTGCTCCACCAAGGTGCTGCAACTGCAGGATCCCGGCACCACCGCGGCCAGGGTGGCGGTCATCTGTGAGATGGTGCTTTCCTGCATCACTTTGCTTGCCTACACCATAGACCTGGCCTTCTCAGTCAAACTCCTATGTGACAGGAACTAA